One uncultured Draconibacterium sp. genomic window, CCCACTGGCCGCCTGTACTCTGAAAAAATCCACCTTTTGGTATCAATACTGCTTTTTCGGGCTGCCCCAACTCCAATTTAGTGTGATAAGTTTGCCCGGTACGAATGTTATCAGGTTTTTCTCCTTCAAAAATCATATCAATTTCAAACTGACCTTCGCGCACTTCGGGATACACTTTTTTTACCCTCAAATTATAATCCACACCACCACGGTCGAAAGAAGAACTCAGGTCGCGACGAACCCGGTCGATGTAATGTTCGTCGATAAGCGCGTTAATTTTAAAGTCGGTTAAAATATTCACCATTCCAATCCGTTGTCCGCGGGCGATTGACTCCCCGATTTCGGCATTAAGTAAACCTAGCTGCCCGTCAGCCGGAGCCTTAACATTCAGGTTATCCAAACGTCTTCTGGCCATTTCCAGGTTCTGTCTCATGTTTTCCAGACTCTCGTCCATATTCATTTTCTGATTTGAACGAAAAATAGAGTCCTGAACAAATTTTTGATAGGTCAACTCTTTCTCGCTCAACGAAAGCTCATAATCTTCTTTCGCCTGCATGTACTCTTCTTTTGCAATCAAATCTTCCGTAAACAGCGCTTCATACTGCTTGTATTTTCTTTCGGCTTGCTTTACCTGCAAATCTATTTCGAGTTTCGAACGCCGGTTGTAAATCTGTTGTTGATCAATATTAATTTGGGTATTTCGTAATTCGTTGGCATGGTATGCCAGTTGCGACTCACTGTTCATGATCTGTGTATTCAGGTCGTTGTTCTTTAAACGCAGAATTACATCTCCCTTTTTAACCATTTCACCTTCTTCAATAAAAATCTCTTCTACTTTTCCTCCTTCTTCCACATCAAGGTAAATGGTATAAATGGGTTCGACGCGGCCAATCACAGTTATGTAGTCATTAAAAAGGCCGTTTTCCACAGTACTAATACTTAGTTTGTCTTTTTCGGCCCTATACACCGAGCCACTGCTTCCCAAGGCCATATTATAAATTGCAAAAGCAACTGCCACCCCCACCACAATCCAAATAATGTGCTTTAGTTTTAAGCCTTTTTTCTTTTCGATTACTTTGTCCATTCCCATATCGATGGTATTTTTGAAATTTTTTATTCTATTTCTTTTCTAATATTCTCTTCAATCTTTCTTAGTCATTCTTCATTGGTTTTCTTCCTAACGACCAATGCCTAATGACTTTCTTCCAATTGCCAGAAACGTGTTCCTTTGTAGAATTCCAGCACTTTTATTTTAATTTCCCACTGCGTGCGCGAGCGTAATACCTGGCTTTGTGTATTGGCGAGGCGGTTTTTTGCAAGGTAGTAGTCGTTAATGTCCATCAACCCCTGCTCAAATTTCTTTTCGGCAGCCCGAAAAGCCAAAGCATCTACCTCGCTACGTTTCATATACTGATTGTACTCTTTATACAAGGCTTCCAGCTCGGTAAGGTTATTTACCATTTCAAAAAACATTTTCTGTTTTTCGTCTTCCAGGTTGGTTTTTACCCGCTCAATTTCGAGTTTTGCCTTTTTTATATCCGAACGATTTGCCCACCTGTTAAAAATCGGGATGCTTAAAGAGGCACCTAAATATTGACTTTTGTTGTTTTTAAACTGATCGCGAAATCCAATCGTTTCTCCAATATCGTTCACATTGGTTTCGTAAAAGCCGGTGTTTATCGAGCCTGATGCCCACAACGATGGATACAGTTGCGAGCGACTAAGAGCGAGGCCTTTTTCGGTGGCTTTCAAATTGGCTTCAATAGACTGATAATAGGGCGACCAACTGGTATATTGGTTGAACAATTGCTGGGGTTGATCAACCACTTCGTTAAACACCAAAATGGAGTCATCCATCAATTCCATCTCATCGCGCGACACAAAATTCATGAGCTGCTTAAGTTGTAATGTAACGGTCTCAACTTTATTTTCAATTGTAATTTTGTTCAGCTCCTCGCTCTCAAGATTGGCACGCATTTCAAGTAAATCAGTTTTGGCTTTCAAACCCACATCTACCATCTTTTCTGTTGTTTTTAAACTAAGCCTTGAGGCTTCAACCTGCTCAATGGCAATTTCCAGCATTCCTTTGTAATACACCACATCGTAAAATGCGATCATTACTCCAAATGCCAAATCATCGCCGGCATTAATTCGCATGTACTCGGAAGCTTCCTTTTTAAACTGCTGGTATTTCATGTGATTTTGAATTCTAAAACCATCGAATACTGCGATTGAAGAGGATAAAGAATACGAATTATTAAAGAACTCGGTATTTACATAGCCGTTTGTATTTGGATCAATAGATCGCCCAAAACTTAATCCGGCACTGGTTGATCCGCTCACTCCGGGCAACATATTTCTTTTTGATTGCCTTACATCTTCCAAAGCGAGCTTTTCCAAAATCTCGTATTCCTTCAGATTAATGTTGTTTTCGATGGCATACGAAATACACTGTGTAAGTGTCCAGGTTTGTTGGCTCCAAACCGAGAATTGAAAAGCCAAACTAAAAATGAGAATTAAATAAATACGTGTTTTAAACATTTTCTGAATATTGTTTCGTTGACTTATCCTATAATGATGCCACAAATACAAACTCCTAATAATATGACACTTAACACATCTCCCGAAATGTATACGTTAAATTTATTTACAGATAATTGTAAAATATTTTTACAGACGATTGGAAATGGTTTGGGCTTAATCTAATTTTGGATTGGAGAAACATAGGCTTACAGCCCGAAAAACATTTACTTGGAAACGCCACGAAATGGCAACTTAATTCAGCCCAAGACAAGGTCTTGGGGACAAGCGATTAACAAAACAGCGCCCTGCAAGGGCAGATTAAATACCACAACATGGCACAGTCTCTTTCAAAATTATTTACACACATCATATTTCACACAAAAAACAATGATGTCAAAATAAAAAGAGAAGATTCCTCTGAATTATATGCTTATATGGGAGCCATAATAAATGATAATGATTCAATTCCAATACTTATAAATGGCGTTGAAGATCATGTTCATATTCTTTGTGTGATGTCGAAGAATATTGCTCTTGCAAAATTGATTGAAGAAATCAAACGTCACAGCAGCAGATGGATCAAAACAAAGGGAGATTATTATAAACATTTTGCGTGGCAAGGAGGTTATGGTGGATTTTCTGTCAGTCCTTCTATACATAACAAAACCAAAACATACATCGAGAAACAAGAAGAGCATCCCAGAAAGATGAATTTTAAAGAAGAATATTTATTGTTTTTAAAAGAATATGAAATTGAATATGATGAAAAATACCTTTGGAGAGATTGACCTTAAGCAGGGCTTTCAGCCCGATTTTTTTTGTGTTGCGATTAATTCCCGGGGCGTTGCCGCCGGGCTAAAATAATTTGTGCTTTCACCCCGAAAAAATAAAAAGTGGTTTTATAACACAAAATAAGATTAACGCATCACGCCACGAAGTGGCAACTCATTTCAGCCCGAAGCAACGCGTCGGGAACATTTAAAAGAACAACAAGAACAGCGCCCTGAAAGGGCAAATCAAAAAAGCTCATGCCAAAAGGAAATATTTTAATCGTTGACGACAACAAAAGCATTATAAGTACACTGGAAATTTTATTGGGACCTGAGTTTGATACCGTAAAAGGAATAACCAATCCGAACCAAATTCCAACTGAACTTCGAACCGGTAATTTCAACCTGGTAATTTTAGATATGAATTTTAAAGCCGGTATTAATTCGGGCAACGAAGGATTGTTCTGGCTTAAAGAAATTAAAAAAAGCTATCCCAACATTTCTGTTGTACTGATTACAGCCTACAGCGAGGTTGAATTAGCTGTAAAAGCACTGAAACAAGGTGCCACCGATTTTGTACCCAAACCCTGGGAGAACAGCAAATTACTGGCTACTGTAAAATCTGCGATTCAACTCAACTATTCAAAAATGGAGGTTGGGTATTTAAAGCAAAAGGAAAAGGATTTAAAACAGGAACTCAACCGCGATCAGAAATACATAATGGGATCGTCGTCGCAGTTAATGCAGGTAATGAATGTGGTTCGGAAAGTAGCCAAAACCAATGCAAACATATTGATTACCGGAGAAAATGGTACGGGAAAAGAGTTGATAGCCCGCGAGATACACCGCTTATCGTTGCGCCGTTCAGAGGTAATGGTGAGTGTGGATATGGGCGCCATAAGCGAAACCCTTTTTGAAAGCGAACTTTTTGGTCATGTGAAAGGTGCTTTTACCGACGCTCGTGAAAACCGTGCCGGCAAGTTTGAAACAGCCAATAAAGGCACGTTGTTTCTTGATGAAATCGGAAACTTATCCTTTCATCTGCAGGCCAAATTGCTGGCAGCCATTCAAAATCGCGAATTTATGCGTTTAGGTTCCGACAAATCAATTCCGGTTGACATCCGATTGGTTTGCGCAACCAACAAAAACCTGGAGCAAATGGTTGCCGAAGGTCTTTTCCG contains:
- a CDS encoding biotin/lipoyl-binding protein: MGMDKVIEKKKGLKLKHIIWIVVGVAVAFAIYNMALGSSGSVYRAEKDKLSISTVENGLFNDYITVIGRVEPIYTIYLDVEEGGKVEEIFIEEGEMVKKGDVILRLKNNDLNTQIMNSESQLAYHANELRNTQINIDQQQIYNRRSKLEIDLQVKQAERKYKQYEALFTEDLIAKEEYMQAKEDYELSLSEKELTYQKFVQDSIFRSNQKMNMDESLENMRQNLEMARRRLDNLNVKAPADGQLGLLNAEIGESIARGQRIGMVNILTDFKINALIDEHYIDRVRRDLSSSFDRGGVDYNLRVKKVYPEVREGQFEIDMIFEGEKPDNIRTGQTYHTKLELGQPEKAVLIPKGGFFQSTGGQWVYVLNDNETEASKQSIRIGKQNPQYYEVLEGLSGGEKVITSSYDLFGDNDKIVFK
- a CDS encoding TolC family protein, which codes for MFKTRIYLILIFSLAFQFSVWSQQTWTLTQCISYAIENNINLKEYEILEKLALEDVRQSKRNMLPGVSGSTSAGLSFGRSIDPNTNGYVNTEFFNNSYSLSSSIAVFDGFRIQNHMKYQQFKKEASEYMRINAGDDLAFGVMIAFYDVVYYKGMLEIAIEQVEASRLSLKTTEKMVDVGLKAKTDLLEMRANLESEELNKITIENKVETVTLQLKQLMNFVSRDEMELMDDSILVFNEVVDQPQQLFNQYTSWSPYYQSIEANLKATEKGLALSRSQLYPSLWASGSINTGFYETNVNDIGETIGFRDQFKNNKSQYLGASLSIPIFNRWANRSDIKKAKLEIERVKTNLEDEKQKMFFEMVNNLTELEALYKEYNQYMKRSEVDALAFRAAEKKFEQGLMDINDYYLAKNRLANTQSQVLRSRTQWEIKIKVLEFYKGTRFWQLEESH
- a CDS encoding transposase, with translation MAQSLSKLFTHIIFHTKNNDVKIKREDSSELYAYMGAIINDNDSIPILINGVEDHVHILCVMSKNIALAKLIEEIKRHSSRWIKTKGDYYKHFAWQGGYGGFSVSPSIHNKTKTYIEKQEEHPRKMNFKEEYLLFLKEYEIEYDEKYLWRD
- a CDS encoding sigma-54 dependent transcriptional regulator, which translates into the protein MPKGNILIVDDNKSIISTLEILLGPEFDTVKGITNPNQIPTELRTGNFNLVILDMNFKAGINSGNEGLFWLKEIKKSYPNISVVLITAYSEVELAVKALKQGATDFVPKPWENSKLLATVKSAIQLNYSKMEVGYLKQKEKDLKQELNRDQKYIMGSSSQLMQVMNVVRKVAKTNANILITGENGTGKELIAREIHRLSLRRSEVMVSVDMGAISETLFESELFGHVKGAFTDARENRAGKFETANKGTLFLDEIGNLSFHLQAKLLAAIQNREFMRLGSDKSIPVDIRLVCATNKNLEQMVAEGLFREDLLYRINTIQIEIPPLRNRGNDIILLADFFLKKYASKYDKHGLKINQPAQEKLLNYPWPGNIRELQHTIEKAVILSDSTVLKPEDFFFKQILSAKFDEPLTIEEMEKRMILSAIEKNAGNMSLAAEKLGITRQTLYNKIKKYGI